The Temnothorax longispinosus isolate EJ_2023e chromosome 7, Tlon_JGU_v1, whole genome shotgun sequence genome contains a region encoding:
- the Pla2 gene encoding phospholipase A2: MSPTIVLLSVLLLISRNIRGWHIAFPNNSGTDSNDLRETTFQPAFIFPGTKWCGSGNIADGPNDLGVFAMTDACCREHDNCKDIIEPMQTKHGLTNSAFYTRLHCSCDERFYDCLHSSEELVSAKVGFLYFSVLDTKCFREDYPIVGCKRHSLIPRRCLEYELDESQPKMYQWFDVPTYFQNDHRMVMAGRHIRSLDSSTSFADR, encoded by the exons ATGAGTCCAACTATTGTGTTGCTTTCCgtgcttttattaatatcccgAAATATCCGCGGATGGCATATCGCATTTCCAAACAACAGCGGGACCGACAGCAATGATCTTCGCGAAACTACGTTTCAGCCGGCCTTTATATTTCCAG gGACAAAATGGTGCGGCAGTGGTAATATAGCGGATGGTCCGAATGATTTGGGAGTATTCGCGATGACTGACGCATGTTGTCGCGAACACGATAATTGCAAAGATATAATCGAACCGATGCAGACCAAACACGGCCTGACCAATTCTGCTTTTTATACCAG GCTACACTGCTCCTGCGACGAGAGGTTCTACGACTGTCTCCACAGCTCGGAGGAACTCGTTAGCGCGAAGGTCGGCTTCCTCTACTTCAGTGTGTTAGACACGAAGTGCTTCCGCGAAGACTATCCCATCGTTGGCTGCAAACGGCATTCACT CATTCCTAGACGCTGTTTGGAGTACGAGCTGGACGAAAGCCAACCGAAGATGTATCAGTGGTTCGACGTACCCACGTATTTCCAAAACGACCACCGGATGGTGATGGCCGGCCGTCATATTCGATCACTCGATTCCAGCACCTCATTCGCAGACCGATAG